A part of Streptococcus porcinus genomic DNA contains:
- a CDS encoding flavodoxin, which translates to MALAKIVYASMTGNTEEIADIVASKLQELGHDVEIDECTSVDASDFEDADIAIVATYTYGDGDLPDEIVDFYEDLQDLDLSGKIYGVVGSGDTFYDYFCKSVDEFEEQFALTGARKGADSVKVDLAAEEEDIEKLEFFAEKMSEAVEAI; encoded by the coding sequence ATGGCATTAGCAAAGATCGTTTATGCCAGCATGACAGGAAATACTGAAGAAATTGCTGATATCGTTGCAAGTAAATTGCAAGAACTTGGACATGACGTAGAGATTGACGAATGTACCTCAGTAGATGCTTCAGATTTTGAAGATGCTGATATAGCAATTGTTGCAACTTATACTTATGGCGATGGTGATTTACCTGATGAGATTGTAGACTTCTATGAGGATTTACAAGATTTAGACTTATCTGGGAAAATCTATGGTGTTGTTGGTTCTGGTGATACCTTCTATGATTATTTCTGTAAATCAGTAGATGAATTTGAAGAACAATTTGCTCTAACCGGTGCAAGAAAAGGAGCTGATTCTGTTAAAGTTGATTTAGCAGCTGAAGAAGAAGATATTGAGAAGCTGGAATTTTTTGCTGAAAAAATGTCAGAAGCCGTAGAAGCTATCTAA
- a CDS encoding chloride channel protein, whose protein sequence is MTKTSIDTRAKKQGLIFLSLFAIIIGFLVGFLDFVFGKGLLILSAFRDTHFLYLIPFLAISGLLIIFLYDRFGGKAKAGMSLLFEVGQGKEEAIPPVLIPLIILSTWMTHLFGGSAGREGVAVQIGASLAHYFTKFSQFENASRLYLVIGMSAGFAGLFQTPIAAVLFSLELLLLDHVFFRALIPTTIAAFTASMTTHFLGLEKFSVALKYPLELSLDLFFKILILGLLFGIVGNAFAISLSRLKSYFSHILENPYQRIMIIGFLLSLLLILLHLGRYSGLGTNLIAAAFNEKQVLTYDWFFKFVLTVITIAAGFQGGEVTPLFAIGASLGAVLAPLFGLPIELVAALGYICVFSSATNTFFAPLFIGFEVFGSKNFVFFFLALVFAYSLNRKYSIYSKQERLIL, encoded by the coding sequence ATGACAAAGACTAGCATAGACACCAGAGCAAAAAAACAAGGACTCATATTTTTAAGTCTATTTGCCATAATTATCGGTTTTCTTGTGGGTTTTTTAGACTTTGTTTTTGGAAAAGGCCTACTTATATTATCAGCTTTTAGGGATACTCATTTTTTATACTTAATTCCTTTTTTAGCAATCAGTGGTTTACTTATCATTTTTCTTTATGACCGTTTTGGAGGAAAAGCTAAAGCTGGTATGTCTTTGCTTTTTGAGGTTGGGCAGGGGAAAGAAGAGGCGATTCCTCCCGTATTAATCCCTCTAATTATTTTGTCAACTTGGATGACACATCTGTTTGGAGGAAGCGCGGGAAGAGAAGGTGTAGCTGTTCAAATAGGTGCCAGCTTAGCACACTATTTTACAAAATTTAGTCAGTTTGAAAATGCTTCTCGTCTGTATTTGGTGATTGGTATGTCGGCTGGTTTTGCTGGCTTATTTCAAACTCCCATTGCAGCAGTTTTGTTTTCTTTAGAGTTGTTGTTATTAGATCATGTTTTCTTTAGAGCACTTATCCCAACAACAATTGCAGCATTTACAGCTTCTATGACAACTCACTTCTTAGGTCTAGAGAAATTTTCAGTAGCTTTAAAGTATCCCCTAGAGCTAAGTCTAGACCTCTTTTTTAAGATATTAATATTGGGTTTATTATTTGGAATTGTGGGAAATGCTTTTGCTATCAGTTTATCACGTTTGAAAAGCTATTTCTCACACATTTTAGAGAACCCCTATCAGCGAATTATGATTATTGGATTCCTTTTATCCCTGCTTTTAATCCTTTTACATCTAGGACGCTATAGTGGCTTAGGAACAAATTTAATAGCTGCTGCTTTTAATGAAAAGCAAGTTTTGACTTATGATTGGTTTTTTAAATTTGTACTTACAGTAATAACGATTGCAGCTGGTTTTCAAGGAGGAGAGGTTACTCCCTTATTTGCTATTGGAGCCTCCCTTGGCGCAGTTTTAGCACCACTTTTTGGTTTACCAATTGAATTGGTTGCTGCCCTTGGTTATATTTGTGTTTTTTCAAGTGCGACAAATACTTTTTTTGCACCACTTTTTATCGGCTTTGAAGTTTTTGGTTCGAAAAATTTTGTTTTTTTCTTTCTAGCCCTTGTTTTTGCCTACAGTCTCAATCGTAAATATAGCATTTATAGTAAGCAGGAAAGACTAATTTTGTAA
- a CDS encoding GNAT family N-acetyltransferase: MWMVKSFKELSREQLFAILKVRVEVFVVEQNCAYPEIDELDKTAIHLFKIDEFGQVMAYCRLIPTASEIKLGRVLVGKNYRQLGLGRDLVHHALGYCAKKYPEKPVYAQAQAYLENFYNSFGFFSTSEVYLEDNIPHIDMIKID, from the coding sequence ATGTGGATGGTAAAAAGTTTTAAAGAGCTTAGTCGAGAGCAACTCTTTGCAATACTAAAAGTACGCGTGGAGGTCTTTGTTGTTGAGCAGAACTGTGCCTATCCAGAGATTGATGAACTGGACAAGACTGCAATACATCTTTTTAAAATAGATGAGTTTGGACAAGTAATGGCTTACTGTCGCCTAATCCCTACTGCAAGTGAAATCAAGCTAGGACGCGTCTTAGTAGGAAAGAATTATCGTCAGTTAGGTCTCGGACGTGATTTAGTTCATCACGCTTTAGGCTATTGCGCCAAGAAATATCCCGAAAAACCAGTCTATGCACAAGCGCAAGCTTATTTAGAAAACTTCTATAATTCTTTTGGATTTTTCAGTACATCAGAGGTTTACCTTGAAGATAATATTCCCCATATTGATATGATTAAAATAGATTAG
- a CDS encoding chorismate mutase — protein sequence MDLEQLRREIDHIDAQLVILLEKRMDLINQIAAYKKREQIEVLNQQRETAILEMVSKNIQNADYEKTILATFESVMTYSRLYQCQRLIHDKD from the coding sequence ATGGATCTAGAGCAACTTCGTCGAGAGATTGATCATATTGATGCTCAACTAGTTATTTTATTAGAAAAGCGAATGGACTTGATTAATCAGATTGCAGCTTATAAAAAACGTGAACAGATTGAAGTTTTAAACCAGCAACGCGAGACAGCTATTCTGGAAATGGTTTCTAAAAATATCCAAAATGCTGATTATGAGAAAACGATTTTAGCTACCTTTGAGTCCGTTATGACCTATTCTCGCCTTTATCAATGCCAGAGGTTAATTCATGACAAAGACTAG
- the yghU gene encoding glutathione-dependent disulfide-bond oxidoreductase, with protein MSEYQLPTVWENTAKETDNNQPTAGSRFKQVIPKGNAPFQLYTLGTPNGIKPLIMLEELKELGIEESQYDAFKIKIDQGQQFGSDFVAINPNSKIPALVDQSTEKSIRIFESANILLYLADKFQSLISSDWSTRTETLNWLFWQTGAAPFVGGGFGHFFHYAPEKLQYPINRYTMETKRQLDLLDRELASKDYIVGNEYSIADIAIWSWYGQLALDDLYKDAGTFLDVTEYQNLQAWARRISKRPAVKRALACQLTDIN; from the coding sequence ATGTCTGAATATCAACTCCCAACTGTTTGGGAAAACACTGCTAAAGAAACTGACAACAATCAGCCAACAGCCGGAAGCCGTTTCAAGCAAGTTATACCAAAAGGCAATGCTCCTTTTCAACTATATACCTTAGGAACTCCAAATGGCATCAAACCCTTAATCATGCTCGAAGAACTAAAGGAATTAGGCATTGAAGAAAGTCAATATGACGCCTTCAAAATTAAGATTGACCAAGGTCAACAATTTGGTAGTGATTTTGTTGCCATCAATCCTAACTCAAAAATTCCTGCCTTAGTTGATCAGAGTACAGAGAAATCAATTCGTATTTTTGAATCAGCGAATATCTTGCTTTACCTAGCTGACAAGTTTCAGTCTTTAATCAGCTCCGACTGGAGTACACGGACCGAAACACTTAATTGGCTCTTTTGGCAAACTGGAGCCGCCCCTTTTGTTGGCGGTGGATTTGGCCACTTCTTCCATTATGCTCCAGAGAAACTACAATATCCCATTAACCGTTACACTATGGAGACAAAGCGTCAGTTAGATCTTTTGGATAGAGAACTAGCTAGCAAAGATTATATTGTAGGTAATGAGTATAGCATTGCCGATATTGCCATTTGGTCTTGGTATGGACAACTCGCCCTTGATGATCTCTATAAAGATGCTGGTACGTTTCTTGATGTAACAGAATATCAAAACCTTCAAGCGTGGGCAAGACGGATATCGAAAAGGCCTGCTGTTAAACGGGCTTTGGCTTGTCAGCTAACGGATATTAACTAA